One region of Rattus norvegicus strain BN/NHsdMcwi chromosome 13, GRCr8, whole genome shotgun sequence genomic DNA includes:
- the Zfp648 gene encoding zinc finger protein 648, translating into MAQVDSQERWTKVALGGMIRDSQTLSVNLESEEEDGREGGSPVTQNNTDLQFDTQSCKEEDNWSECFRAGCVEQRPGKIPRKTNNWGGRGWRITQTQDSPGLQEALGAPSRSFLYKVQMQPLRDSVGSDRVKKENKDPASEALTSFLDTGGSFGTQNSLEASSLDKNSLEHFPRFESTPAQTSSIPAGLAAGLVKAQGSRKAQGQVGPEGSRQEEEGPDRCVQGRRAFQKSSELQVSAEQRGIKPYVCQLCGKAYSHRSTLQQHRRLHTGERPYRCPFCDKAYTWSSDHRKHIRTHTGEKPYGCPDCGRAFVRSSDLRKHQRNMHSNDKPFPCAQCGLTFNRPLSLLRHQRTHLGAKPFRCSCCSREFSVASRMVEHQRVHSGERPFPCSICGKCFTKSSNLHEHQTLHTGQRPFKCADCGVTFAQPSRLLRHQRIHTGERPFPCAECGQAFARSSTLKRHQQTHSGDKDFLCAECGRAFRIASELAQHIRMHNGERPYQCEGCGQTFTRSSHLQRHQAKHDTCKEPVPSSSDE; encoded by the coding sequence ATGGCACAGGTGGACTCCCAGGAGAGGTGGACCAAGGTGGCCCTTGGCGGCATGATTCGTGACAGCCAGACACTGAGCGTGAACTTGGAGAGTGAAGAAGAGGATGGTAGGGAGGGGGGCTCCCCAGTAACTCAGAACAACACTGACTTGCAGTTTGACACTCAGTCCTGCAAAGAGGAAGATAATTGGTCTGAGTGCTTCCGTGCTGGGTGTGTGGAGCAGAGACCTGGGAAGATACCTAGGAAGACCAACAActgggggggaaggggatggaggaTCACCCAGACTCAAGACTCCCCGGGGTTACAGGAAGCTCTCGGTGCACCTTCTAGAAGTTTCTTATACAAGGTTCAGATGCAGCCTCTTAGGGACTCTGTGGGCAGTGACCGGGtcaagaaggaaaataaagaccCAGCCTCAGAAGCCCTGACCAGCTTCTTGGACACTGGAGGATCTTTTGGGACACAGAACAGTCTTGAGGCATCTTCCTTAGACAAGAACTCTCTGGAGCACTTTCCCAGGTTTGAGAGCACCCCAGCTCAGACATCATCCATTCCTGCCGGTCTGGCAGCAGGATTGGTAAAAGCACAGGGCAGtagaaaagcccagggccaggtcGGCCcagaaggcagcaggcaggaagaggagggTCCCGATAGGTGCGTGCAGGGCAGGCGGGCCTTCCAGAAGTCCAGCGAACTTCAGGTCTCTGCAGAACAACGTGGCATCAAACCCTATGTGTGCCAACTGTGTGGGAAGGCCTACTCCCATCGCAGCACGCTGCAGCAGCACCGGCGCCTACACACAGGTGAGAGGCCATACCGCTGTCCTTTCTGTGACAAGGCATACACCTGGTCGTCTGATCACCGCAAGCACATCCGCACCCACACTGGCGAAAAACCCTATGGGTGCCCGGACTGCGGGAGGGCTTTTGTGCGCTCCTCGGATCTGCGCAAACACCAGCGCAACATGCACAGCAACGACAAGCCCTTCCCGTGCGCTCAGTGCGGCTTGACCTTCAACAGGCCACTGTCCCTGCTGCGCCACCAGCGCACGCACCTGGGCGCCAAGCCCTTCCGCTGCTCCTGCTGCAGCCGCGAGTTCTCGGTGGCCAGCCGCATGGTGGAGCATCAGCGCGTGCACTCGGGCGAGCGGCCCTTCCCCTGCTCCATCTGCGGCAAGTGCTTCACCAAATCCTCCAACCTGCACGAGCACCAGACGCTGCACACCGGCCAGAGGCCCTTCAAGTGCGCCGACTGCGGTGTGACCTTCGCGCAGCCCTCGCGTCTGCTGCGCCACCAGCGCATCCACACCGGCGAGAGGCCGTTTCCTTGCGCCGAGTGCGGCCAGGCCTTCGCTCGTTCCTCCACCCTCAAGCGGCACCAGCAGACCCACTCTGGGGACAAGGACTTCCTCTGTGCGGAGTGCGGCAGGGCTTTCCGCATCGCCTCCGAATTGGCGCAGCACATCCGCATGCACAATGGGGAGAGACCCTACCAGTGTGAGGGCTGCGGGCAGACCTTCACCCGCTCCAGCCATCTCCAAAGGCATCAAGCCAAGCATGACACCTGCAAGGAGCCTGTCCCTTCCTCTTCCGATGAGTGA